TACTCAATTATTTAAAACAACAGACAGAATTATTTGATTTTAATAATCAAAGTGATCTTTTTACAGCAAAAAAGATCGCTGAAAAATTTTCAATTAAAAGAAATACGGCTAGCCATTATTTGAACCAACTGGCCAAAGAAGAATTAATAGTCAAAATAAAAACGAGACCTGTTATTTTTTTCATAGAAAAACATTTGAAAAGGAGGATTTCTATTTAGATAAAACAATTTTTGATAGTTTTGATGAATTAAAAGAAACCCAACTATTATTTACAAATCAAAATAGAGATAGCTTTTCTCCCTTAATTGGTGCAAATCAAAGTCTAGAAAAAAGTATTCAACAATTAAAAGTAGCGGCACTTTATCCATCAAATAAGTTACCATTTCTCCTGACTGGTGAAAGCGGTACAGGAAAAAGCTATATGGTTCAATTATTTTACCAGTATTGTATTGCAAATAATGTATTAAAAAAGAATGCTCCTTTTTTGACATTAAATTGTGCACAGTATGCCAATAATCCAGAATTATTAACAAGTAATTTATTTGGCTATGCAAAAGGTGCGTTTACAGGTGCTGAAGAGGATTATGATGGATTGTTTAAATCAGCAGATGGTGGTTTGTTATTTCTTGATGAAGTTCATCGGTTGAATGCAGAAGGGCAGGAAAAATTATTTACCTATATGGATCAAGGAGTCATTCAAAGAATAGGCGAAACGGCTAAAA
The genomic region above belongs to Melissococcus plutonius ATCC 35311 and contains:
- a CDS encoding sigma-54 dependent DNA-binding response regulator; the encoded protein is MEKEILNYLKQQTELFDFNNQSDLFTAKKIAEKFSIKRNTASHYLNQLAKEELIVKIKTRPVIFFIEKHLKRRISI
- a CDS encoding sigma 54-interacting transcriptional regulator, with protein sequence MQQLKVAALYPSNKLPFLLTGESGTGKSYMVQLFYQYCIANNVLKKNAPFLTLNCAQYANNPELLTSNLFGYAKGAFTGAEEDYDGLFKSADGGLLFLDEVHRLNAEGQEKLFTYMDQGVIQRIGETAKSQSVNVRLAFATTEDLQSTFLTTFIRRIPIQVKLPTLSQ